One window of the Macrobrachium nipponense isolate FS-2020 chromosome 22, ASM1510439v2, whole genome shotgun sequence genome contains the following:
- the LOC135198439 gene encoding TBC1 domain family member 14-like, with protein sequence MENRPNNLPAKTAYEQLKHKQEYQQMVSAAKKKELREAKERKKAQANLQRQEEQLAAAVATWNNDFLPKWETMHTHKKCRELWWHGLPSCVRGKVWKMAIGNELNVTAQLYNIMVQRSVDKLITLSECGSVASQDDIISDPGDQEATIDLIHLDVSRTFPHLCIFQKGGPYHDPLHHILGAYACYRPDVGYVQGMSFLAATLLLNMDESDAFIAFSNLLNRPAHMAFFRVDQPMMCAYYQTYEELLAVNLPSVAEHLKNIGVTPDLYILDWLLTVFSRPLPLDAAVRIWDVYLRDGEEFLFRAAIGKRHTITVVILKTSIFVSISINVKL encoded by the exons AATTACGTGaagcaaaggaaagaaaaaaggccCAGGCCAACCTTCAACGCCAGGAGGAGCAGCTGGCAGCTGCTGTTGCCACTTGGAATAACGATTTCCTTCCCAAATGGGAAACTAT GCATACTCATAAAAAATGCAGAGAGTTGTGGTGGCACGGTCTCCCCTCTTGTGTGCGAGGGAAAGTGTGGAAAATGGCCATTGGGAATGAACTAAACGTAACTGCTCAGTTGTACAATATTATGGTGCAAAG GTCAGTGGATAAATTGATAACATTAAGTGAATGTGGAAGTGTGGCTAGCCAAGATGACATCATCAGTGACCCTGGCGACCAAGAAGCAACCATTGACCTCATTCATCTGGATGTATCTCGTACATTTCCACACTTGTGTATATTTCAGAAg GGAGGTCCCTATCACGACCCTCTTCACCATATTCTAGGAGCGTATGCCTGCTACCGTCCTGATGTTGGCTACGTACAGGGGATGTCATTTTTAGCTGCTACATTGTTGCTCAACATGGATGAGTCAGACGCATTTATTGCCTTCTCAAACTTACTTAATCGACCAGCCCACATGGCTTTCTTTCGTGTTGATCAACCAATG ATGTGTGCTTATTATCAAACGTATGAAGAGCTGTTAGCTGTAAACCTTCCCTCAGTAGCTGAGCATCTAAAAAATATCGGAGTCACACCTGACTTATATATACTAGACTGGCTCTTAACTGTGTTTTCACGCCCTTTGCCGTTAGATGCTGCTGTTAGAATATGGGATGTATACCTCAGAGATGGGGAGGAGTTTCTATTTCGAGCTGCAATAGGTAAGAGGCATACCATTACTGTTGTCATTTTGAAGACTTCTATTTTTGTTTCAATTTCCATAAATGTTAAATTGTAG